In the genome of Leptospira sanjuanensis, one region contains:
- the scpA gene encoding methylmalonyl-CoA mutase, with protein sequence MKRPSFDRQRYAPQGNGKISKSDWEKSALGDLGFSSIEQTLWNTPEKIPVKPVYTAEDIAKMEHLDYAAGIPPYLRGPYSTMYVQQPWTIRQYAGFSTAEESNAFYRRNLAAGQKGLSVAFDLATHRGYDSDHERVVGDVGKAGVAIDSILDMKILFDQIPLDQMSVSMTMNGAVIPILAFYIVAAEEQGVSADKLSGTIQNDILKEFMVRNTYIYPPAPSMKIIADIFKYTSDFMPKFNSISISGYHMQEAGATADIELAYTLADGLEYLRTGIKAGMDVDTFAPRLSFFWAIGMNHFMEIAKMRAGRLLWAKLVKQFNPKNLKSLALRTHCQTSGWSLTEQDPFNNVARTCIEALAAALGHTQSLHTNALDEAIALPTDFSARIARNTQIFLQEETNIHRVVDPWGGSYYVESLTHSLAHRAWELIEEVEKLGGIAKAIETGIPKMRIEEAAARKQAKIDSGRDVIVGVNRYKAVEEKPLDILDIDNTAVRESQIRRLQELKKNRNNADVTAALEAITKCAGSGEGNLLALAVDAARKRATLGEISYAMEKVFGRYQATIRSISGVYSSEIEDDPDFKRAKTLSDKFATLEGRRPRIMVAKMGQDGHDRGAKVISTSFADMGFDVDIGPLFQTPAEAARQAVENDVHILGVSSLAAGHKTLVPQVIAELKKLGREDIMVIAGGVIPQQDYDVLYKAGVTGIFGPGTKISKAAADILELLIKDLETSKVNA encoded by the coding sequence ATGAAACGTCCGAGTTTTGATCGCCAACGTTATGCGCCACAGGGCAACGGAAAAATTTCCAAATCCGATTGGGAAAAATCCGCGCTCGGTGATTTAGGGTTTAGTTCCATCGAACAAACTCTGTGGAATACTCCCGAAAAAATCCCGGTCAAACCGGTTTATACCGCGGAAGACATCGCTAAGATGGAACACCTCGACTACGCCGCGGGAATTCCTCCGTATTTACGCGGACCGTATTCCACGATGTATGTCCAACAACCTTGGACGATCCGCCAATACGCTGGATTTTCCACCGCGGAAGAATCGAACGCATTCTATCGTAGAAACTTAGCCGCCGGACAAAAAGGTCTTTCGGTCGCGTTCGACCTCGCGACTCACAGAGGATACGATTCCGATCACGAACGTGTGGTCGGCGACGTCGGTAAGGCCGGGGTTGCGATCGATTCGATCCTCGATATGAAGATTCTCTTCGATCAGATTCCTTTGGATCAAATGTCCGTATCGATGACGATGAACGGGGCCGTGATTCCTATATTAGCGTTTTATATTGTAGCCGCGGAAGAACAAGGAGTCAGCGCGGACAAACTTTCCGGAACGATCCAAAACGACATTCTCAAAGAGTTCATGGTGCGGAACACCTACATTTATCCGCCCGCTCCTTCGATGAAGATCATTGCGGACATTTTCAAATATACGTCCGATTTCATGCCCAAGTTCAACTCGATTTCGATTTCGGGTTATCACATGCAGGAAGCCGGAGCTACAGCCGACATCGAACTCGCCTACACCCTCGCGGACGGTTTGGAATACCTTCGAACCGGAATCAAGGCGGGAATGGACGTGGATACGTTCGCTCCTCGATTGTCCTTTTTCTGGGCGATCGGTATGAATCACTTTATGGAAATCGCAAAGATGCGCGCCGGTCGTCTTCTCTGGGCGAAGCTCGTAAAACAATTCAATCCTAAGAATTTAAAGTCGCTCGCACTCCGAACTCACTGCCAGACATCGGGTTGGAGTTTGACCGAACAAGATCCGTTCAACAACGTTGCGCGCACTTGTATCGAAGCCTTGGCCGCGGCTTTGGGTCACACACAATCGCTTCACACAAACGCGCTCGACGAAGCGATCGCGCTTCCGACCGACTTCTCCGCGAGAATCGCAAGAAACACGCAGATCTTTTTGCAGGAAGAAACGAACATTCATCGTGTAGTCGATCCTTGGGGCGGCTCGTATTATGTGGAATCTTTGACGCATTCTCTCGCGCACCGCGCTTGGGAACTGATCGAAGAAGTCGAGAAGTTAGGCGGAATCGCAAAGGCCATCGAAACCGGAATTCCAAAGATGAGAATCGAGGAAGCCGCGGCCCGCAAACAGGCTAAGATCGATTCCGGAAGGGATGTGATCGTCGGAGTCAACCGATACAAGGCCGTCGAGGAAAAGCCGTTAGATATATTAGATATCGATAATACTGCCGTCCGCGAATCCCAGATCCGCAGATTGCAGGAGCTCAAAAAAAATCGAAACAACGCCGACGTGACCGCCGCGCTCGAAGCGATCACAAAATGCGCGGGAAGCGGAGAAGGAAATCTTCTCGCTCTCGCGGTGGACGCGGCCCGCAAACGCGCGACGCTCGGCGAAATTTCGTACGCTATGGAAAAAGTATTCGGAAGATACCAGGCGACGATTCGTTCGATTTCGGGAGTTTATTCCTCGGAAATCGAAGACGATCCGGATTTCAAACGCGCGAAAACGCTTTCGGATAAATTCGCAACGTTGGAAGGGCGTCGTCCGAGAATCATGGTCGCCAAGATGGGACAGGACGGACACGATCGAGGCGCGAAGGTGATTTCGACGAGTTTTGCGGATATGGGATTCGACGTCGATATAGGACCGCTCTTTCAAACTCCGGCGGAAGCCGCAAGGCAAGCGGTGGAAAACGACGTACACATCCTCGGAGTTTCGAGTTTGGCCGCGGGTCACAAAACGCTCGTGCCTCAGGTCATCGCGGAACTGAAAAAACTCGGAAGAGAAGACATCATGGTCATTGCCGGCGGAGTGATTCCACAGCAGGACTACGACGTTCTCTACAAGGCGGGAGTAACGGGCATCTTCGGACCGGGAACGAAAATTTCCAAGGCGGCCGCGGACATTCTGGAACTTCTCATCAAAGATTTAGAAACTTCTAAAGTAAACGCCTAA